Proteins encoded in a region of the Triticum dicoccoides isolate Atlit2015 ecotype Zavitan chromosome 3A, WEW_v2.0, whole genome shotgun sequence genome:
- the LOC119269024 gene encoding protein NUCLEAR FUSION DEFECTIVE 6, mitochondrial-like isoform X1, with the protein MAAVAAARSFLRSGSAASSLRGAAARAAPRAGSAPLPRRLPASAPRVLLRSPVEMTSFCVESLMPMHSATASALMTSLLATPARTGFGWLTEDLWMISSCRSLL; encoded by the exons atggccgccgtcgccgccgcaagaTCCTTCCTCCGATCCGGATCTGCTGCCTCCTCTCTCCGCGGGGCTGCCGCCAGAGCCGCCCCCCGCGCTGGCTCAGCTCCGCTCCCGAGGCGACTCCCGGCCTCTGCTCCCCGCGTCCTCCTAAG GTCACCGGTGGAGATGACCAGCTTCTGCGTGGAGTCGCTGATGCCCATGCACAGTGCCACGGCGTCGGCGCTCATGACGTCGCTCCTTGCCACCCCGGCTCGCACTGGGTTTGGTTGGCTGACAGAAG ACTT ATGGATGATTTCTTCTTGTCGGAGCCTGCTGTGA
- the LOC119269024 gene encoding protein NUCLEAR FUSION DEFECTIVE 6, mitochondrial-like isoform X2, which yields MAAVAAARSFLRSGSAASSLRGAAARAAPRAGSAPLPRRLPASAPRVLLRSPVEMTSFCVESLMPMHSATASALMTSLLATPARTGFGWLTEGQDETR from the exons atggccgccgtcgccgccgcaagaTCCTTCCTCCGATCCGGATCTGCTGCCTCCTCTCTCCGCGGGGCTGCCGCCAGAGCCGCCCCCCGCGCTGGCTCAGCTCCGCTCCCGAGGCGACTCCCGGCCTCTGCTCCCCGCGTCCTCCTAAG GTCACCGGTGGAGATGACCAGCTTCTGCGTGGAGTCGCTGATGCCCATGCACAGTGCCACGGCGTCGGCGCTCATGACGTCGCTCCTTGCCACCCCGGCTCGCACTGGGTTTGGTTGGCTGACAGAAG GTCAGGACGAAACTAGATGA
- the LOC119269024 gene encoding protein NUCLEAR FUSION DEFECTIVE 6, mitochondrial-like isoform X3, whose translation MAAVAAARSFLRSGSAASSLRGAAARAAPRAGSAPLPRRLPASAPRVLLRSPVEMTSFCVESLMPMHSATASALMTSLLATPARTGFGWLTEDG comes from the exons atggccgccgtcgccgccgcaagaTCCTTCCTCCGATCCGGATCTGCTGCCTCCTCTCTCCGCGGGGCTGCCGCCAGAGCCGCCCCCCGCGCTGGCTCAGCTCCGCTCCCGAGGCGACTCCCGGCCTCTGCTCCCCGCGTCCTCCTAAG GTCACCGGTGGAGATGACCAGCTTCTGCGTGGAGTCGCTGATGCCCATGCACAGTGCCACGGCGTCGGCGCTCATGACGTCGCTCCTTGCCACCCCGGCTCGCACTGGGTTTGGTTGGCTGACAGAAG ATGGATGA